From the Lathyrus oleraceus cultivar Zhongwan6 chromosome 4, CAAS_Psat_ZW6_1.0, whole genome shotgun sequence genome, one window contains:
- the LOC127135028 gene encoding replication protein A 32 kDa subunit B translates to MNASQFDGNAAFSGGGFTTTQTTPGGDSPFAPSKNRDAQALLPLTIKQINDAFQASDDKSNLTIDGVDVGTISLLGRVCNKAGQVTDVKFVLDDGTGMIECTKWLQEPADSIQVESILNGMYVRVYGHLKGFQGKKNLNVFSFRSVTDFNEIAHHFIDCIYVHLYNSRLRASNPNQQHVPNSTQITPTRGHQSQAFSANQFSGNNGQKSVEELVLDVLHLSTNRTKMGGTSLDVIRQHLGIPMDKLMLAITNLANEGTIYEGEQNHYKSIVNG, encoded by the exons ATGAATGCTAGCCAGTTCGACGGCAACGCTGCCTTCTCCGGCGGTGGTTTCACGACTACTCAGACCACTCCTGGCGGCGACTCTCCCTTCGCTCCCTCCAAG AATCGTGATGCTCAGGCCTTGCTTCCTCTGACGATCAAGCAGATCAACGATGCTTTTCAAGCAAGTGATGATAAAAGCAATCTGACTATTGATGGTGTTGACGTTGGCACG ATTTCTCTTCTTGGTAGGGTGTGCAACAAAGCTGGACAGGTCACTGATGTTAAATTTGTACTTGATGATGGTACTGGAATGATTGAATGCACTAAATG GCTTCAAGAACCTGCAGATTCAATTCAAGTGGAGAGTATCTT AAATGGAATGTATGTGCGGGTTTATGGACACTTGAAAGGCTTTCAGGGTAAAAAAAACTTAAATGTTTTCTCTTTTAG ATCTGTGACTGACTTCAACGAGATTGCCCACCATTTCATTGATTGCATATATGTTCATCTATATAATTCGAGGTTACGG GCTAGCAACCCCAATCAGCAACATGTTCCTAATTCCACACAAATCACTCCCACGAGAGGTCATCAATCTCAAGCCTTTTCAGCAAATCAA TTTTCTGGTAATAATGGTCAGAAGAGTGTTGAAGAATTGGTGTTAGATGTCTTGCATCTTTCCACAAACAG GACAAAGATGGGGGGAACCTCTCTTGATGTTATTAGACAACATCTTGGAATTCCTATGGATAAACTCAT GCTGGCTATTACAAATCTTGCAAATGAAGGTACCATTTATGAAGGTGAACAAAATCACTATAAGTCAATTGTCAACGGTTGA